DNA sequence from the Salvelinus alpinus chromosome 7, SLU_Salpinus.1, whole genome shotgun sequence genome:
tggaaagggaaTTCATCAGAgcaaattactttaccccagtcctcagcagtccaatccctgtaccttttgcagaatatcagtctgtccctgatgtttttcctggagagaagtggctttttTGCtgcaccaggccatcctccaaaagtcttcgcctcactgtgcgtgtaaatgcactcacacctgcctgctgccattcctgagcaagctctgtattgGTGgttccccgatcccgcagctgaatcaactttaggagatggtcctggcgcttgctagactttcttgggcgccctgaagccttcttcacaacaattgaactgctctccttgaagttcttgatgatacgATAAAtgattgatttaggtgcaatcttactggcagcaatatccttaccTGTGaaaccctttttgtgcaaagcaatgatgatggcacgtgtttccttgcaggtaaccatgcttgacagaggaagaacaatgattccaagcaccaccctcttttgaagcttccagtctgttattcgaactcaatcagcatgacagagtgatctccagccttgtccttgtcaacactcacacctgtgttaacgagggaatcactgacatgatgtcagctggtccttttgtggcagggatgaaatgcagtggaaatgttttttggggattcagttcatttgcatggcaaagagggactttgcaataaattgcaattcatctgatcactcttcataacattctggtgtatatgcaaattgccatcatacaaactgaggcagcagactttgtgaaaatttatatttgtttcattctcaaaacttttggccacgactgtacatgaggcagacaattacattgatggaagctacaatatatctgcaatattaaagctgatctaccccctaagtaaaaaaatatataaataaaattagGACAGGCGGGAGGCGGTGGCATTAATGCACaataacgttggatgccaaccgccaatAAACCCCACAGAAGGGGCGGGGGCTAAGCTCCGTTcaccggtagacagtgtccttcgcccACGCCTGTCGGGCACTGTTTTCCCGCAGTTCTGTTAATGACGGCGAGGGCAGTTGTTCGGCAGGCGGAAGCAAAGTACACTGTGTGCTAGCTTAGCCAGCTAGTCCtaaggaggacactggtacaccACAGGCAGAAAGCGGGGGTGACGTGTGCTTGCTAACTAGCAAGCAGACTGTGTCggtaactatcaagctagctagtccACAGTGTTGCCCTAGCCTCCTGTCTGCTGTGCTAGTGTGAGGCTTGGACGACCGAAagacagtgtccttcgccccAACCTGTCGGGCACGGTTTTCTCCAGTACACAGCAGGAGTAGGCGACAACcgtgtgctagctaactagcaagcaagcacacactgttgttaactagcaagctagctagttagctaacacacGGTGTCGCCCCAGGCTTCCGCCTGCTTTGCTAGCGGACAATGTCCTTCACCCCCGCCTGTCGGGCACTGTTTTACCCGCAGTTCTTTTAATGACACTGAGGGCAGGTGTTCGGCAGGCAggagcgaaggacactgtctagGCAGGTGCGAAAAAATTGCAGCCCTTAATTCGGGGCGTTCATTCAAAAACCAATGGGATGCTCGAGGGGGGCGGGCGTTCATGCAGATGCAGGAATGCCCCGAATTAAGGGCTGCAATTGCACACTATTGTCTATAGGCCATCATTGGATCAACTGAGCTTGCTTAAATttgtcaaaatacaaaaacatttcaaatgacTGAAAAGGGACAAAACCTGAGGAAGCATGCACCACATTTTTCCAGAGGCCAATGCAAAAAATGTAAATAGAAAAACATTTAATACCATTCACCTCTCCACAAACTATGAACAGATGGATTGGGGCTTAATCCAGTAATCCAGGGGTTCATGGTTGAGTGCATCAAGTGTACCACAAAGTTCTGGACATCTAGGAAGGGACTGTAATAGTTTAGTACATTCACATAgggggatcaaatcaaatcaaattttatctgtcacatgtgccgaatacaacaggtagaccttaaatgcttacttacaagcccttaaccaacaatgcagttcaagaaatagagttatgaaagtatttactaaatacactaaagtaaaatataaaataaaaggctctccagagggtagtgaggtctgcacaacgcatcaccgggggcaaactacctgccctccaggacacctacaccacccgatgtcacaggaaggccataaagatcatcaaggacaacaaccacccgagccactgcctgttcaccccgctatcatccagaaggcgaggtcagtacaggtgcatcaaagcagggaccgagagactgaaaaacagcttctatctcaaggccatcagactgttaaacagccaccactaacatttagcggctgctgccaacatactgactcaactccagccgctttaataatgggaattgatggaaatttttgtaaaaatgtatcactagtcactttaaacaatgccacataatataatgtttacataccctacattactcatctcatatgtatatactgtactctatatcatctactgcatcttgccatctttatgtaatacatgtatcactagccactttaaactatgccactttatgtttatataccctacattactcatctcatatgtatatactgtactctataccatctactgcatcttgcctatgccattctgtaccatcactcattcatatatctttatgtacatattccttatccctttacacttgtgtgtataaggtagtagttgtggaattgttaggttagattactcgttggttattacggcattgtcggaactagaagcacaagcatttcgctacactcgcattaacatctgctaaccatgtgtatgtgacaaataacatttgatttgatttgttggggcagtatgcgaactgtagtgggtctagggtttttggcatgatggttttgatgtgagccatgaccagcctttcaaagcacttcatgtctaccgacgtgagtgctacagggtggtaatcatttaggcaggttacattcgctttcttgggcacagggactatggtggtctgtttgaaacatgtaggtattacagactcagtcagtgagaggttgaaaatgtcagtgaagacacatgccaGTTGGTCCGCAAGTTGCAAGTGTAGTGCCAAACACAGACCTGAGACAGAGCTTGTTCAGGATGTGCTGCCTGAGGTGGACACTGGTCTGATTTATGGACCATATGAGGCTGGTGGTAGGAGCTATAgcaggatgggctcattgtaatggctggaatgttaTAAATGGAACGaggtcaaacatgtggtttccatatgtttgatctgtttgatactattccattgattccattcaagCCATTAGAATGAGTCCGTCCTCCTATAGCGccttccaccagcctcctcttctaTAGACAGGCTGACccatgaaaaaaattacttgtcatggcTACAAGAACATTGTTGTACAAGGGCAGTTTCTGGACACCTGAAGGAGGTCACTGATTCCCCAAGCCAACCAAAATAgccatgttaaaaaaaaaaaattggtatgCTTTGTGGCTGCAATCAATGTATTGTTGTGGACACAAGTTCAAATTCAGGGAATCTGTCAAACTTCAACTATGCCTTTCTCAATAAGATACCCCACTAGCACAACTTTTACTTTATTTTATACAAAAAACAAAGGACCATTGTTTAAGTTTCTTTGCCATATGAGACTTTGTAATCAAATGATGTAAATCATGTTTGGATAAAAAAATGTTTCTCTCATGGAATGCAATTTATTGACCACTATAGATTTGTCATAGAAATCAAGTGTAGACATGTCAAGGAACGCATTTGGTCCATCATTTACGTTTATGTTGTTGGTGACCCACGCTTTGGTGctatgccaacagtgtgcaaaggaTAGATAAAATGCTAGTAACATACATTCACCTCAGGATGGCACTCTATGCATTTTTACGACTGGCAGGTGAACCACAAATCACACTGGTGATGGTTAAACAAgtgtataaaaataaatacagatCCCAAATACCATTTCAAATATGGAATATAATTATAATATGAAATAAGTGTAGCCTAAATGAGCAACTgacgacggatcagctcctagagagatattaccacctaGCTTGCAAATATTGAAGCGGTTCATTATAATGCTTACTAACCAATGAAAATGAACTAAATCACCAATTTGGCACATCATTGGGTACGCATTATATTTTCATTGGATTTGGCACATCAATTGGTAAACGTTATAAtaatccactttaaaatgtgcaaccGTAGGCggtaatatctctctaggagctgatccgtcgtcagtattgtgaaataattctAACGTTAAGGCAAAtgttgaatggagaaagctgatccgagagcagcgtCCCCTTTCTTTTGATCCTGTCAGTATCGACACATGTTCCAACTATGCAGTTAGCGACCGTTCTCtctgcgtggtgttttgggaaagaTGCATCATTAAACCACTGGTAAACCTACATTTCTTCACTATCGGGAAACCGGCCCTGTTTGAACTCAATGTTGCCGTCCAATAATCACATTACTTTCATATCACTGACTAAACAGAGACGCGGCTGGATTTAGGGTGTGTAGCCTATTACGTCATTCACCAGGCAAGGACAGGATTATGCAACAGCAGCGCAGTCAGGAATGGATTCCGGCGCATGCCCCCAGTGGTGATGAGTAATCTGCTAAAACCATGTAATCCATCTGCACGATATGTTCTTTGACATTGGTTTTACACCAGTTAAGGGCAGATCAAACCAGTTTCACCTTTTGAAAAATGTGATCAGTAAATAATAATCACACCCCAAACCTGAAAACAGACTAATATTGTGAGTAATTGTAATATTGGCCGTTGTCCCTTTTTATTTTAATGACATCTTTCAAGTTGGGATATATAgacaattatttttttatttattttttacaaatcagTCCAAAGGTGTGGCACTGAAATGGTGCTAGTCTGAGCTCTCTCCTATGACCTCAAATGGATGTCAGCTTAATGACTCACGTGGATACAGCATAAATCTGCCTGAATGCCACTGAGCCCTACTACTAAGTGACTCACTAATGCCTCCTAATTCAGTTGTAATGACGCAGAGGTGGAAAGGACATGCTGAAACATTACAAAGTTACCAGCCAAAGTTGTAGGTAGATCACCAGTCCAGACCATTTCTGCCGTGACATTGACGCAATGGTTAGTGCGATCTGTAATCCTTGGGGTGTCCCTATTCTaacccaggggtgtcaaactcattccatagcGGGCCTAGAGTCTGCCAGTTTTATTTTttccctttcaattaagaccggcaaccaggtgaggggatttCCTTACTTCATTAAttacaagggaggagtgaaaacccgcagacacttggccctccatggaatgagtttgacacgtgcccTAACCTAACCATTTTAAACGTCAACTGgctagggatgtcccaaggatcccaaaTAGCAAAGACCCTGATGCAAAGGATTACTTCCTAAAAGTCCCACGCAGGAGTTAGGAAGATTACAGATACTTCATACCCTGCTGGGTAAATCACATGTAATCTGAGGCATCGTGAGCTAAATTAAGGGTGTCTGCCATTGAAGAGCATCCTAGACACAATACACCTATAGAGTTCGTGACAGGCCTACTTCAGTAGTTGACTGTCTCCTCTACGCTAGTGAAGGTATCCCAAGGACAGGGATTATGACCTAATATATTGCAGCCAGCAGTGTAGTTGATATGAAAAGGGAAAGAAGCATCTGTACTCTTCTTGATGACACAAGTTTGGATAGGCACCAATTGGTCTTTACACCTGCTCCTATCACATATCTGGAAGAATCTCAGCCACGTCTCAAGACTTCAAACATGTCAGCACCCACTGATTTTATTTCTTAGTAGTGCTTTATTCCATTCAGGTTTGCCACCATTACAAGTTACCCTGCCATCTTGTCTGAAGGGAAAAGGGAGTTTGCAGTATGATCCAGTGAATTAACACTTTCTCTGCAATGTGGATTGGCACCAAAACTCACAGGTTCAACAATAAAATGGACAACTTTGAGCAGGGTTGTTATTTTGGTTAATCTACACAATTGGCCACACGTTATGGTCCAGCATCTCACCAGTTCCGAGGCAGAAGAGGGTTGATGGGAGATAAAGTATGTTAAGAAGCCTGAAGTAATCCACTTCACCAGGTAATCCTGGATTCCTCAGCACCGGATGCCACTTAGTTTACAAATGAGTCAATTGCGTTTAGACACATTTTGATTAGGTAAAAACTTAAGCCACTGACTTGTCATAACTCCCTCTGCTACATTTTCTTTCATGTCGCCAGTGTTTGGAACCTTATCACCGGTTTGTATAGATTACACCAAGCCAGTCCAAGTTTGTCAGCTGACTTTGGCAGGAGTCCAACAACAACCGGCGAGGACAACCCAGAGATTAAGGTTACACCTCCAGGAATAAGACAagctggctctcaagagaaaccACATTGAAGGGAAGCCAGGAGAATCACTACACACCATTCAGGgttgctacttccagacacaaagtAAAAAGCTAATTGTAGGTTCATTCAGTAGGTTGCCTTTATTGTTACAGTATTGACAAAAAAAACAGACCATCTGGATGAAACAGGTTGATATCTAAAGATCTGGCATAGTTACCTTTGTTTTATGGGAATGACATTCTGGTGAGggggcaaacaaaacaaacattgggCCAATTAAAAAGTGCAGAACCAATTTTCCCAGTACAACTAGCACCGACATACTAGTTGGTCCCTATAAACAAGGTGGAATTTGACCGTCCTTCCAACTGTACAAGATATGTTACAGTTTAAACATCTCACAACATTTATGGTGGACATGAAAACAGTTTAGAGGACCTTCTTCAACTCATCGTACAAAACTAGCACGAAGGCACCACCCATGCCTCGGAGAACGTTGGACCAGGCTCCTTTGAAGAAGGCCTTGCCACCCTCATCCCTCGCGATCTTCTTCCAGCAGTCAATGGTGCCAGTGTACATGATGTCACCTGCAAAACACATGGAAAATAGGTCTTACCTCTGCCTTGGCTGAATGGTACGCACAAGATGTAGCCCAATGTTGTGGATAGCGTGACTGAATACACAACATAACAAAACTGACAAGTGCTCAAAAGTTTACAATTACCTCCTTTGCGCCCAGACTGCATCATCATGCGACGACGGACGGTATCAAAGGGGTAGGATGTAAGACCGGCGACTGCAGTCACAGACTGCGCGATGGCCCAGCTGACAAGGATGCTTGCGTTCTTTGGATCTGGCAGCATGCCTACAGAGAAAAAACAAGAGGATTAAAGTAGGCTCTAACATTCTTTGAAACAGACAATTGCAGATCCTCTACTCAAATATGATGATTGAGGCCTGTGCTCAGAGCAGCCCATGGACTCACCCTTGGCTGTGTCATAGACGCCGAAGTAAGAAGCTCTGTAGATGATGATGCCCTGGACAGACACGGAGAAGCCCTGGTACAGGCCCTTCAGACCATCAGCCTTGTAGATCTTCTTCAAGCAGTCACCCAGGCCATTGAACTCACGCCCAGCACCGGCCTTACCGACATCAGCAGCCAGTCGGGTTCTGGCGAAGTCGAGGGGGTACACAAAACACAGGGAGGTGGCTCCAGCAGCACCGCCAGAGGCCAGGTTACCAGCGAAGTATCTCCAGAACTGTTTCTTGTCCACGCCATCCAGGAAGATTTGCTTGTATTTGTCCTTGAATGCAAAGTTGAGGGCCTGGGTGGGGAAGTATCTGATGACGTTGGCCAAGTTGCCTCTCCAGAATGACAGGAAGCCCTGCTCCTTGGGGATACGGACGACGCAATCCATGATGCCCTTGTACTGCATGTCAACGGTTATCTGTTTGCTAGCATGTTGCACCTGTAATCAAATAGACAAATCAAAATCCCCCTCCTgcttatacatttacaaaatatcaAATATTTGAAGAGAAAAGGAAACTGTTTAATGACAAATATGTCAAAAAGACTTAGCTATATGGGGAGTTCAACATGTTGTGTACCCTTCAATCATTGCACAATGTTCTTAGCAAAGTTGACAACTACCAACTAAATAAACAAAGACAAGTAGCCAACACCCCTGATGATGCTTCTCATGGTAATGAAACATGGGCAAACAAAATGTTTTGTCACACACCAGAGCCGCAGCTAAATGTGTTCACAGGGTcacccctggagcaaatgaggtttaagtgcattgctcaagggcacaccaGATCTTTCACCTTGTGGGCTCGGGTTTTAGAAGAAGCGACTTTCCGATTACTGGTTCAACACTGACAGcttggctacctgccacccttagGGCAAGCGCCAATCAAATTCCCTAGGGCAACATTGTGGATACCGGTACATGGATAGTAGTAGCTAAAATCAAGAAACTAGTCAGCACCAATCACATCTCGCCTTTCAACATTCACAATGCAGAAGAACCCGCCTCCGCACGAGTTTGGTGCTCGCTAGGCCTCAGTTCACACAGGATGAAGCCTCCGTTTGTTGCGACCTTGGCAATTTCTAGGGCCTAGTAACTACCAGCTGCGCCATATTTGATGGCAATGGGCAAGGACACAAATGTGAGTAGTAGGGATGACAATGATCATAAGACGAACACGGTGTCTTTTACAAGTCAACTTAACTTGCGTGGTTGCGAAATAGTCCTTGGCAACAAGCAAGCTTCAAGCTAGTTAAGCCAAATACCAAGACACCGGTCTACTACTGAACTGACAGTCTCAAGTGATCTCACCGCACGCGAAGAGGGACCAAAATGGAAGGGTCACTCGCATCTTCGCAACGCACCAATGTCATTAGCCAAGTTAACGTTAGGAGCTCGCTAACTAGTTAACTTACTGTCCATGTCACTAATAACATTAACGTTAGATATATTATTATAACTGACAATTGATACATCTGTTTGACCATGCCATTTGATTTAAAAGAGCATTGCATTTTATTTCAAAGGAGATAGTGATCTTGACAGAAACTACAGAGTCAAGGGCTAACATCAGTACATTACATTTCTGAAAAGCCAGTCAAACTTACCTGAAGAAGCAGCTTGATTCTTTCAATAGGGGCTACAGCTGTTTTGGAGATGGCAGCGGAAATACCACCAGCCAAGAAGTCCTTGCCGAACGAGATGACGGTCTCATTCATTTTCGGTTGTTATCGAGGACGTTGTTACAAGGAAACCTTCCCGTTCAACGAAAGGACTGCTGGGGTATACCGGCTCAGTCGAAATGGCCGATCCATTTAGTTGAGAGAGGATTTAATACCACTGTGTTCGCGAGACAAAACGGGAGCTGGAAGGCGGCATGCCATTGGTGCGCTAGTGGATTTAGTAGGCGGAAACCTATTTTAATGATTGTCCCCTCGCCTGAAAGATGAGAGATTTATCCCGTCTTCGTGAATTTGAATTAAACTGCGTTGTTGGCCTCTGCTCAAAACTATTTCAAAATAAGCATTTAATGAATATCATACATGAAAGGTTGGCCTATAATAATACACATGATAAAAGTTATCCAAAGTTTAAAATAGTACTTTTTGCTTTCATGTCATTCAATAGGTTGTAGGTGCAGTACGCCTACATGGTTGATGGAGAGTGAATAACACTCATCAAACCTTGCTTATGCCTTACCAACTTTAGTTTGAGTTCTGGACCCAAGGTCATGTGAAAAGCATGGCAGCTTGGAGCAGCTGAAACTCCTGTCTACTATGTGTTAATCATCAGCTGTGAAAGCCAGAGGACACTTAGATACAGGGGGAAAAGGTCATCCCATTCACTACCAGGTTAAAATGTCCTTGACTCTGCAGTTTCTCAAAATTCCTTTTATATAAAATGCCATGGTCAAGCAGATCTGATATGTTATATTATGACATTGACACAACTTATCTTACAGTCCTACAAAGTGACAATGATAGTCAGTCCTGTGATCAAACTTTCTTGggacaaaaaaaaaatgcatttgctCCTCAAATATCCATTACATCTTTTGGGAAAATGAAATGCTGCCGTCTACAGGCCTACTGTAATAAGGTGGTGGGGTCAGCTCACACTGGGGGAACAGTAGCTGATCAGGTTAGTCACCCGACTAGGGTATTCTCTGTAGGGTGCACCTCTTAGAGCCTTTGAGATAGAAATCATGAAGGAGAGAACCACATGTGTACACCCATTCTGTAATCTGTATTCAACATTTCCATCAGATACATTCTTCTGAATGTAGTGTTCTGCCAAATATGATACTGAGGGAGAGATTGCTCCATTCATTTCCTTTGTATAAGTACAAATGGAATTTGTGTTGTCATCCATACATTGTCAATCCATGTTCAAGAGAGCCACACCACCTTGCTTAGCAAAGGAATTTATTTGTGCATTACAATGACTGTTCAAGTGAAATTTACTTCAATGATTCTGAATCATCTCAATCTAAAACAATTCATTATACATTTGCATAGTTACATCCATCAAATGTATTACATACCGTATACACGTAATCTtaaaaggggaatggaaacactttagGAGTTAGTTACAGTGAACTGGCATTCTAAAGCCTAGTGTTTCCGTTCCCCTTTAATTCTCAGTGACACTGAAGTGCTTCAGTTACAATCTTATTGCTAGGTTcacaacacacactgatacagtatgtgctatgAAAATTAGCAACTGATTAATGGCTTCGACTCAGATACTTGTGTGAATAATTACATAACTACCAATCATAATTAAAACAGTCGTCAAAATAAGCCCTATAATCAATAAAGGAAACCTTAAGGCACAtaaatgacatacccaagtcCGTTAAAATAGTCATTACTACATTACAAATATAATGAAAAAAAGCATTCATTTGCATTGTAAGATAATTCCATTTTATAAACAGGTTTGTGCTTTGTGTTCCTCTTCATGGCCATTACGTAAGGTCAAGACCATTGTTAGAACCAGGTCATTGCCGTAACATTTAAAaatggtaatttagcagacgctgttatcaagagcgacttacaggagcaattagggttaagtgccttgctcaatggcacatcGGCACCTCAGGGATTCAAAACAGCAACCTTTCGCTTACTGTCCCAAAGCTCTTagcctctaggctacctgcagcccatAAGCATGAATAAACTGTAGTAAACACAGAACTGTCAAAAaactataatttaaaaaaactttaaGTCGGAATGAGGAATTGACGAACAAACAGTTTAAGTTTTTCCCATGTATTAAGTATAGAAGTGCAATTCCTATGATTGCATTGCAACTTTCAAATATCAATGGATCTACCTCTGATTCTGAAATGGTTGCTAATACACAAACACAAAGCTGTAAAAGACCTGACATCAACCAAATTGTCATCTTCAAAGCATTGAAGCATTCCAACAAATATTCCTGACTCCTTTCCATCATCATTCAGACACTTTCCTATACTAATGATCATCATCCCCTTCAGAAATCCAGACGTTTTTGTTCCACCAGTTTTACCAGCGACTTCCTTGCTGTGACTGAAAACTCTTATTCTTCAGGTACCGTTTCACCTCTTCTACCTCAGTGGGGCCCATGCTCTGGTCCACCCCTGGTGCCAACTTATAGCTCAATGGAGACACAATGTACCCGTTGCGGTACAGACAGACCTGCTTGCACATCTCAAAGCAGCTGAAGAGAAGGCCAAAGTAAGGGACAATCTAAGGAGGAAAAACAGAGAAGATGTCAGTGGGCTCAATAGCTTTTGAAGTGCCTCTGTATAAAATGTGAAGAGGTAGGTTAGAAACTGCCCTGGTAGTAGGGCCTGGTTATAATTATCTTGTCCACAATTGAATTGTTAGACTGTTCATGAGAGGAGATTTTACACCAGTAAACCAAACAACTTCACTGCCATCGTGAAAAGCCATTTGGAGATGAAAAATGAGCGGACCCACGGCAGCCAACTTGTAATATCCCTTTTGTGAATTAATCACAAAGCATCTCTCCCTCGGTTTAATATAGGTGTGTTGGCTGTATATTACCAGCTCTAcagcagacaggacagaggaggactAGTAGAGGGGTGGGGGTTAGAGCACAATAAATCAGTACGATAATAGGCTAATGGAAAAATAAATAACGGGAACATGACTTAGGTTGTCATACCTTGACCATGTTGGCTGTGATGCCACTCCACAGTGTCAGG
Encoded proteins:
- the LOC139581274 gene encoding ADP/ATP translocase 2-like, giving the protein MNETVISFGKDFLAGGISAAISKTAVAPIERIKLLLQVQHASKQITVDMQYKGIMDCVVRIPKEQGFLSFWRGNLANVIRYFPTQALNFAFKDKYKQIFLDGVDKKQFWRYFAGNLASGGAAGATSLCFVYPLDFARTRLAADVGKAGAGREFNGLGDCLKKIYKADGLKGLYQGFSVSVQGIIIYRASYFGVYDTAKGMLPDPKNASILVSWAIAQSVTAVAGLTSYPFDTVRRRMMMQSGRKGGDIMYTGTIDCWKKIARDEGGKAFFKGAWSNVLRGMGGAFVLVLYDELKKVL